A stretch of the bacterium genome encodes the following:
- the lepB gene encoding signal peptidase I, protein MQESKASFWGYFVDVIETVVVAAAIFVIIYLFLLQPHQVKGASMEPNFHDGEYILTDKITYRFSDPKRGDVIIFKSPTNTDLDFIKRIIALPGEKIELRDGRIMIYNKDHPDGFTLDETYQTTKPTKTEKDGFLKEGVPTEVQTGSYIVFGDNRLESYDSRSWGQVPKGNIIGKAWLRYWPLNKLSFVKHVNY, encoded by the coding sequence ATGCAAGAATCAAAAGCCTCATTCTGGGGTTATTTTGTTGACGTAATCGAAACTGTTGTGGTTGCGGCGGCCATTTTCGTCATCATCTATCTTTTCCTTCTCCAACCCCACCAGGTCAAGGGTGCCTCAATGGAACCCAACTTTCATGATGGAGAGTACATCCTTACTGACAAAATCACTTACCGCTTTAGTGATCCAAAAAGAGGCGATGTCATCATCTTCAAATCTCCAACCAACACGGATTTGGATTTTATAAAAAGAATCATTGCTCTTCCAGGAGAAAAAATCGAACTCAGAGACGGGCGCATAATGATTTACAACAAAGACCATCCGGATGGTTTTACTCTTGATGAAACCTATCAAACAACCAAACCAACCAAAACCGAAAAAGATGGCTTCCTCAAAGAAGGGGTTCCCACTGAAGTGCAGACGGGTAGTTATATCGTCTTTGGTGACAATCGCCTGGAAAGCTACGACTCAAGAAGTTGGGGTCAAGTTCCAAAGGGAAATATTATCGGCAAAGCTTGGCTGCGCTACTGGCCTTTGAACAAGTTGAGTTTTGTTAAACACGTGAATTACTAA
- a CDS encoding 50S ribosomal protein L27 translates to MAHKKAGGSKAKQKGNVAGKRLGFKISGGSAIKTGQIIVRQRGSKFHGGVGVGVGRDHTLFAKTDGSVQIKTKLGKAVVEVR, encoded by the coding sequence ATGGCACACAAAAAAGCCGGTGGTTCAAAAGCTAAACAAAAAGGAAACGTTGCCGGAAAAAGACTTGGTTTCAAAATTTCCGGTGGTTCCGCAATCAAAACCGGACAAATCATCGTTCGACAACGAGGAAGCAAGTTTCATGGAGGTGTAGGCGTAGGTGTTGGCCGAGACCACACACTTTTTGCCAAGACCGACGGTTCTGTTCAAATCAAAACGAAACTCGGTAAAGCTGTTGTTGAAGTTCGCTAA
- a CDS encoding oligosaccharide flippase family protein, translating to MKLPLKIAYDTFVQASGRLLAGLLNLAVVVLLTRQLGRSTWADYVTITSYISIFTLVADFGLNSIFVREIIENPEKRQSSFENLLSLRLGLALIAVFIALAGLSFTSHGSAVKLGIIIGIFVVLAQSVSFSTNAIFQAFRRFDYSVLADFLGNIFLLTLVGFLAIVQASVFLIIVIYLLANLVKALVALVLVRSYVRPGLRFETNYWKSLLMISWPLGLSALFSQITANIDKQVVALASYQPTLGQNGKDAVAIYGLAYRIFDFVISFPSFVINSVFPVLIERTKQDQHNLKNLATKIFWSVLGLGVLALLVSYLSAGYLIPIFGNYPEAVVSFRILALSLPLFFVTSLGFGLFIILKKEKLLPLIYGFAALFNFVANYYFVPKFGYNTAAVLTGVTELIILLLMVVFLTTFFKSANEDN from the coding sequence ATGAAGTTACCTCTAAAAATCGCCTACGACACTTTTGTCCAAGCGAGTGGGCGTTTGTTGGCGGGTCTGCTCAATTTAGCAGTTGTTGTTTTGCTGACCAGACAGTTGGGTAGAAGTACCTGGGCTGATTATGTGACAATCACCTCCTACATCTCAATCTTTACGCTAGTTGCCGATTTTGGCCTCAACAGTATTTTCGTTCGAGAAATAATCGAAAACCCAGAGAAAAGGCAGTCAAGCTTCGAAAATCTTTTGTCTTTGCGCCTCGGTTTGGCCTTGATAGCTGTTTTTATTGCTTTGGCGGGTCTTTCTTTCACTAGTCACGGCTCAGCCGTGAAGCTTGGGATTATTATCGGAATTTTTGTAGTTTTGGCGCAGAGTGTGTCTTTTTCTACTAACGCCATTTTTCAGGCTTTTCGGCGCTTTGATTATTCTGTTTTAGCTGACTTTCTTGGCAACATATTTTTGCTTACTTTGGTCGGATTTTTGGCAATTGTTCAGGCCAGTGTCTTTTTGATTATTGTGATTTATTTGCTAGCCAATCTAGTCAAAGCACTTGTCGCTTTGGTGTTGGTGAGAAGCTACGTTCGGCCCGGTTTAAGATTTGAAACCAACTACTGGAAATCGCTCCTAATGATTTCTTGGCCTCTTGGTTTGTCGGCTTTGTTTTCTCAAATCACAGCCAACATTGATAAACAAGTTGTCGCTTTGGCTAGTTATCAGCCTACATTGGGGCAAAATGGAAAAGATGCCGTGGCGATTTACGGTTTGGCCTACCGGATTTTTGACTTTGTCATTTCTTTTCCAAGTTTTGTCATAAACTCTGTTTTTCCTGTTTTGATTGAAAGAACCAAGCAGGATCAGCACAATCTGAAAAATTTAGCTACAAAAATATTCTGGTCAGTTTTGGGGCTTGGGGTACTTGCACTTTTAGTTAGCTATCTTTCTGCAGGCTATCTCATCCCTATTTTCGGTAACTACCCAGAGGCAGTTGTGTCGTTTCGAATTTTGGCTCTATCACTACCTCTATTTTTTGTCACTAGCCTAGGCTTTGGATTGTTTATCATTCTCAAAAAAGAAAAGTTGTTGCCGCTAATTTACGGTTTTGCGGCTCTTTTTAATTTTGTAGCCAATTATTATTTTGTCCCAAAATTTGGCTATAATACTGCTGCAGTACTGACTGGTGTGACCGAGTTGATCATTTTGCTTTTGATGGTGGTTTTTTTAACAACCTTCTTTAAATCCGCCAATGAAGACAACTAA
- a CDS encoding ParB/RepB/Spo0J family partition protein: MPEEVISADAVHIEVDSLQPNPLQPRGQISPDSLVELAESIREHGLLEPIIVAKTPAGYQIIAGERRWRASKLAGINTVPVIIKETTPQGMLEMAIVENVQRVDLNPMERAQAYQRLIEEFGLTATEIGQRVGKSGPYISNTLRLLDLPDAIKDGILSSAITEGHAKAVLGLEDINLMITAYKEILRESLGVRATEEMVRRMKSSADIKPRTRREYQHSPEVAKMEEEISSTTGLKTKLLRSSRGGRVLLFFKNDEELNQVYQKLIRQD; this comes from the coding sequence ATGCCTGAAGAAGTTATTTCCGCAGATGCAGTCCACATAGAAGTTGACTCTCTACAACCAAACCCACTCCAACCCAGAGGACAAATCTCACCTGACAGTCTAGTCGAACTAGCCGAATCAATTCGCGAGCATGGTTTACTCGAACCAATCATTGTAGCCAAAACCCCGGCGGGGTACCAGATTATTGCCGGTGAAAGGCGCTGGCGGGCTTCCAAACTAGCTGGAATAAATACAGTTCCGGTCATTATCAAAGAAACAACCCCACAGGGTATGCTCGAGATGGCAATTGTCGAAAATGTCCAAAGAGTTGATCTCAACCCCATGGAAAGAGCTCAAGCCTACCAAAGACTGATTGAGGAATTTGGTCTGACTGCAACTGAAATTGGTCAGAGAGTCGGAAAAAGCGGTCCTTATATTTCAAATACACTTAGATTACTAGATTTGCCGGATGCGATCAAAGATGGAATTCTCTCCAGTGCAATCACTGAAGGTCATGCAAAGGCAGTTTTGGGTTTAGAAGATATAAACTTGATGATCACGGCGTATAAGGAAATTCTCAGAGAAAGCCTGGGAGTTCGAGCTACTGAAGAAATGGTTCGGAGGATGAAATCCAGCGCAGATATCAAGCCGCGAACGAGGCGAGAGTATCAACACAGCCCTGAAGTTGCGAAGATGGAAGAGGAAATTTCTTCTACGACCGGGCTCAAAACTAAACTTTTGCGTTCCTCTCGGGGTGGTCGAGTTCTTCTTTTTTTCAAAAACGACGAAGAGTTGAACCAAGTCTATCAGAAACTAATCAGGCAAGATTAG
- the rplU gene encoding 50S ribosomal protein L21, protein MKYAVIKVGGKQFRVAEGDSISVAAKIGEENKKIDLDQVLLLVEEDKVKIGQPLVEASVVGTVLEHGKAKKVKIFTYKAKTGQHRRAGHRQDQTTIKIEEIKLGKESYIDQKGK, encoded by the coding sequence ATGAAATACGCAGTAATAAAAGTTGGTGGCAAACAATTCAGAGTCGCAGAGGGCGACTCTATCAGTGTTGCTGCCAAAATTGGTGAGGAAAATAAAAAAATCGATCTTGATCAAGTTTTACTTCTAGTCGAGGAAGACAAAGTCAAAATCGGCCAACCCCTGGTTGAAGCTAGTGTTGTTGGTACCGTCCTTGAGCACGGAAAAGCCAAGAAAGTAAAAATCTTTACTTACAAAGCAAAAACTGGTCAGCATCGTCGGGCTGGGCACCGTCAGGATCAAACCACAATTAAAATTGAAGAGATAAAATTAGGAAAGGAAAGTTATATCGACCAGAAGGGTAAATAA
- the rodA gene encoding rod shape-determining protein RodA, giving the protein MLKSLLKIDWLILLPALLLVSLSLLMIFSTSVSQTGTDWSYFTRQLIYALIGLGVFFFFALSDYRVFVRYSFFLYLFLLVLLLVTYLIGVETRGSVRWIDLKFVTIQASEFAKPIMILFLSYLFTRYPPQRLRYFLISLFVVLLPLALIFNQPDLGSAAILGFIWFALVFVSGANFFFIFTVILLPLISFPLVWQFLKDYQKSRLESFLNPTSDPLGRGYNLVQAIIAVGSGQLFGRGLGRGTQSHLNFLPEQKTDFIFATMAEELGFLGVLLLLGLFAFLIHRLLSSLTHLHQTEGSLIIVGVVVTLMTQLFINVGMNLGLLPITGITLPLVSFGGSSLVSVFAMLGLVESVLVVSRQQR; this is encoded by the coding sequence ATGCTAAAATCTCTGTTGAAAATCGATTGGTTGATTCTACTCCCGGCTCTTCTTTTGGTTTCCTTGAGTTTGTTGATGATTTTCAGTACCTCAGTGAGTCAAACCGGAACTGATTGGAGTTACTTCACTCGACAATTGATTTACGCTTTGATCGGTTTAGGAGTCTTTTTCTTTTTCGCTCTTTCGGACTATCGAGTTTTTGTTCGCTACTCTTTTTTTCTCTACCTTTTTTTGCTTGTCTTGCTACTGGTTACTTATCTGATCGGGGTTGAAACGCGAGGTTCGGTACGTTGGATTGACCTCAAATTTGTCACAATTCAAGCTTCTGAGTTTGCCAAGCCAATCATGATTCTTTTCCTAAGTTATCTTTTCACTCGTTACCCGCCCCAACGCCTGCGCTATTTTCTCATTTCCTTATTTGTGGTTTTGCTGCCGCTAGCACTAATTTTTAATCAGCCAGATTTGGGGAGCGCTGCCATTCTTGGTTTCATCTGGTTTGCCCTTGTCTTTGTTTCGGGGGCAAATTTCTTCTTTATTTTTACTGTCATTTTACTGCCTTTAATTAGTTTTCCCTTGGTTTGGCAATTTCTTAAGGATTATCAAAAATCAAGATTGGAAAGTTTCCTGAACCCGACCTCTGATCCTTTGGGACGGGGTTACAACTTAGTTCAGGCAATTATCGCAGTTGGGAGTGGTCAGTTGTTTGGTCGGGGCTTGGGACGAGGTACCCAAAGCCACTTAAATTTCTTGCCTGAACAAAAAACTGATTTTATTTTTGCGACTATGGCTGAGGAGCTAGGTTTTTTGGGGGTACTTCTCTTGCTTGGCCTCTTTGCCTTTTTGATCCACCGTCTCTTATCTAGTCTGACCCACCTCCACCAAACGGAAGGATCTTTAATAATCGTTGGTGTGGTAGTCACCCTTATGACTCAGCTTTTTATCAACGTTGGCATGAATCTCGGCTTGCTGCCGATCACCGGAATTACTTTGCCACTAGTCTCTTTCGGAGGAAGTTCTCTCGTTTCGGTTTTTGCAATGCTTGGTTTAGTCGAGTCTGTCTTAGTTGTTTCCCGGCAGCAGCGTTGA